One genomic window of Coffea eugenioides isolate CCC68of chromosome 1, Ceug_1.0, whole genome shotgun sequence includes the following:
- the LOC113770223 gene encoding uncharacterized protein LOC113770223 — MVKWQMILFEFDIVFTTQKAIKGQAIADHLTENPREDDYQPLHTYFLDEEVLFVGVAEDMNERCSEWGLFFDGVSNSFGAGIGAMLVSPEGKHYPGSAKLLFFCTNNMAEYEACIFGLKMALKMEIKDLIVFSDSDLLVHQMLKEWITRDSKILPYHCSLLDLANKFRSLEFRHIPHARNVFADALATLSSMIQHPDRLVIEPIQIQLQEKPAHCLVVEKSSDGRPWYSNIKEFLKMVSYPPRVDTTAKSFLRRLSSKFFLNGEVVYKRTLDMGLLRCVDEDETEYLMKQVHSGVCGSHMNGHLLAKKIMRTEYLWLTMEHDCVVFVRKCIKCQLHGDVIRTPPIELNNMTAPWLYLMWGKDVIGTIDPPASNEHRFILVAIEYFTKWFETESYKHVTKKVMTDFLRKHIICHFGVPETLITDNAKNLNNDIVDGLCDQFKIKHRNFTIYRPQMNGAVEAANKNLKKIIRKMTERHRDWHEKLPYALMAYRTAIWTSIGATPYNLMYGMEAVLPAEVEISSLRILMKAKLDEADWIK, encoded by the coding sequence ATGGTTAAATGGCAAATGATCCTTTTTGAATTCGACATCGTTTTCACCACACAAAAGGCAATCAAGGGCCAGGCTATAGCAGATCACTTGACTGAAAATCCAAGGGAAGATGATTATCAACCGCTTCACACTTATTTTTTGGATGAGGAGGTCTTGTTTGTTGGTGTAGCAGAGGATATGAACGAACGATGCTCTGAGTGGGGACTATTCTTTGATGGGGTTTCAAATTCTTTCGGAGCCGGTATTGGAGCTATGCTGGTATCGCCTGAAGGAAAGCATTATCCCGGTTCCGCTAAACTGCTATTTTTCTGCACTAACAATATGGCGGAGTATGAGGCTTGTATTTTTGGACTAAAGATGGCATTGAAAATGGAGATTAAAGATTTAATAGTGTTCAGCGATTCCGATTTGCTCGTGCATCAAATGCTCAAAGAATGGATCACTCGGGATTCAAAAATCTTGCCTTATCATTGCAGTTTACTAGATTTAGCAAACAAATTCAGAAGTTTGGAGTTCAGGCATATTCCACATGCCAGAAATGTTTTTGCTGATGCTCTGGCTACTTTATCTTCAATGATTCAACATCCAGACAGGTTGGTGATTGAACCTATCCAGATTCAATTACAAGAAAAGCCTGCACATTGTCTAGTTGTGGAAAAATCTTCTGATGGCCGTCCATGGTATAGCAATATcaaggaatttctcaaaatgGTGTCCTATCCTCCAAGGGTTGATACGACTGCTAAAAGCTTCTTGCGTAGATTGTCATCCAAGTTTTTCTTAAACGGAGAAGTGGTATACAAACGGACTTTAGATATGGGCCTTCTGAGATGtgttgatgaagatgaaacaGAGTACTTGATGAAACAGGTGCACAGTGGCGTATGTGGATCACATATGAATGGTCATTTATTGGCAAAGAAGATCATGAGGACCGAATATCTttggcttactatggagcatgattgtgtaGTTTTTGTCAGAAAGTGCATTAAATGTCAATTGCATGGGGATGTTATACGCACTCCTCCCATAGAATTAAACAATATGACTGCTCCTTGGCTATATTTAATGTGGGGTAAGGATGTAATTGGAACCATTGACCCTCCTGCTTCAAATGAGCATCGGTTTATTCTGGTGGCAATTGAATACTTCACAAAATGGTTCGAAACTGAGTCTTACAAGCATGTGACTAAGAAGGTGATGACCGATTTTCTGAGGAAACACATCATTTGTCATTTTGGAGTGCCAGAGACATTAATCACCGACAATGCAAAGAATCTCAACAATGACATTGTGGATGGGTTGTGCGATCAGTTCAAGATCAAGCATCGGAATTTTACTATCTATAGGCCACAGATGAACGGAGCTGTGGAGGCCGCGAATAAGAACTTGAAGAAGATAATCCGTAAGATGACCGAAAGACACCGTGATTGGCACGAGAAGCTTCCCTATGCATTAATGGCATATAGAACTGCTATTTGGACTTCTATTGGGGCAACGCCTTATAACCTCATGTACGGAATGGAAGCGGTTTTGCCAGCCGAGGTCGAAATTTCTTCTTTGCGCATCCTAATGAAGGCCAAACTGGATGAGGCTGATTGGATTAAATAA